One part of the Glycine soja cultivar W05 chromosome 11, ASM419377v2, whole genome shotgun sequence genome encodes these proteins:
- the LOC114375236 gene encoding cell division cycle-associated 7-like protein has protein sequence MPALRKRNRLSEFDAISNHDTPHEQKKNMSEYELSREQRIRENRERMGKLGILDLSLTLKLNNKNKRSYSSHKPQTPPSLPNSSVPVRRSSRLQNVTPVSYSEVPPKKDEFKKNGRVVIEQGAKPEVYSEEHEKLLGNTDKPWTLFVDGVGKDGKRIYDSVHGKTCHQCRQKTLGYRTSCSQCNMVQGQFCGDCLYMRYGEHVLEALQNPTWLCPVCRGICNCSLCRQAKGWAPTGTLYKKISTLGYKSVAHYLIQTRRSEIDVKKNADPSNPVSAKRSLPFSDVDKSLEVNENHLESLKPLAESEGDDAEVSAKRLLFSDKQNQLEKVECSDTPKPLQLEKNECSGTKKPLASSSKPSSDSIAGRLRSRLKKP, from the exons ATGCCCGCTCTCAGAAAGCGAAATCGATTGTCGGAGTTCGATGCCATATCCAACCACGACACACCTCATGAACAGAAGAAGAATATGTCTGAGTACGAGCTGTCGAGAGAGCAGAGAATCCGCGAAAACCGCGAGAGAATGGGAAAGCTGGGAATCTTGGACCTTTCCCTCACTCTCAAgctcaacaacaaaaacaaaagatccTATTCCTCTCACAAACCCCAAACCCCTCCTTCTCTTCCAAACTCCTCCGTCCCCGTTCGCCGCTCTTCCAG GTTGCAGAATGTGACTCCTGTTAGTTACTCCGAAGTTCCCCCAAAGAAAGACGAGTTTAAGAAAAATGGAAGGGTGGTCATTGAACAAGGTGCCAAGCCAGAGGTGTACTCTGAAGAACACGAGAAGCTGTTGGGAAACACCGACAAGCCCTGGACGCTCTTCGTCGATGGTGTTGGCAAAGATGGGAAACGAATTTATGACTCCGTCCATGGCAAAACTTGCCATCAGTGCAG GCAAAAGACTCTTGGTTATCGGACAAGTTGTAGCCAATGCAACATGGTCCAGGGGCAGTTTTGTGGAGATTGCTTGTATATGAG ATATGGGGAGCATGTACTCGAAGCCTTGCAGAATCCAACTTGGCTATGCCCTGTTTGTCGTGGAATTTGCAACTGTAGCTTATGTCGTCAAGCAAAAGGATGGGCCCCAACTGGCACTCTATATAAAAAG ATATCAACATTGGGTTACAAATCAGTTGCACACTACCTTATTCAAACCCGGCGCTCAGAAATAGATGTGAAGAAAAATGCAGATCCTTCCAACCCAGTTTCAGCAAAAAGGTCGCTACCCTTCTCTGATGTGGACAAGTCTCTTGAGGTTAACGAGAATCATCTGGAATCATTGAAGCCTCTAGCTGAATCTGAAGGTGATGATGCTGAGGTTTCAGCAAAGAGATTGCTTTTCTCTGATAAGCAAAATCAGCTTGAAAAAGTTGAGTGTTCAGATACCCCAAAACCTCTTCagcttgaaaaaaatgagtgttCAGGTACCAAGAAGCCACTTGCTTCTTCCTCCAAACCTAGCTCTGACAGCATTGCTGGAAGACTTAGGTCCAGGCTTAAAAAACCatga
- the LOC114377347 gene encoding cytochrome P450 CYP82D47-like: MNLVLRRVMGMAMDAFQHQTLISIILAMLVGVLIYGLKRTHSGHGKICSAPQAGGAWPIIGHLHLFGGHQHTHKTLGIMAEKHGPIFTIKLGSYKVLVLSSWEMAKECFTVHDKAFSTRPCVAASKLMGYNYAMFGFTPYGPYWREIRKLTTIQLLSNHRLELLKNTRTSESEVAIRELYKLWSREGCPKGGVLVDMKQWFGDLTHNIVLRMVRGKPYYDGASDDYAEGEARRYKKVMRECVSLFGVFVLSDAIPFLGWLDINGYEKAMKRTASELDPLVEGWLEEHKRKRAFNMDAKEEQDNFMDVMLNVLKDAEISGYDSDTIIKATCLNLILAGSDTTMISLTWVLSLLLNHQMELKKVQDELDTYIGKDRKVEESDITKLVYLQAIVKETMRLYPPSPLITLRAAMEDCTFSGGYHIPAGTRLMVNAWKIHRDGRVWSDPHDFKPGRFLTSHKDVDVKGQNYELVPFGSGRRACPGASLALRVVHLTMARLLHSFNVASPSNQVVDMTESIGLTNLKATPLEILLTPRLDTKLYEN; encoded by the exons aTGAATTTGGTCCTCAGGAGGGTCATGGGCATGGCCATGGATGCTTTCCAGCACCAAACTCTCATTTCCATCATTCTGGCCATGTTAGTAGGCGTGTTGATTTATGGCTTAAAGAGAACACATAGTGGCCATGGCAAGATCTGTAGTGCACCTCAAGCAGGAGGAGCATGGCCAATTATTGGCCATTTACACCTCTTTGGGGGTCATCAACATACTCACAAAACACTTGGGATAATGGCAGAGAAACATGGACCAATTTTCACAATAAAGCTTGGTTCATACAAAGTTCTTGTATTGAGTAGCTGGGAGATGGCCAAGGAGTGTTTCACTGTCCATGACAAAGCATTTTCTACCAGACCCTGTGTTGCAGCCTCAAAGCTAATGGGCTACAACTATGCCATGTTTGGCTTCACTCCTTATGGTCCTTATTGGCGTGAGATAAGGAAATTAACTACTATTCAGCTTCTATCTAACCACCGGCTTGAACTGCTGAAGAACACAAGAACATCTGAGTCAGAAGTTGCAATAAGAGAGCTTTATAAGTTGTGGTCTAGAGAAGGTTGTCCAAAGGGAGGGGTTTTGGTAGATATGAAGCAGTGGTTTGGGGATTTAACTCATAATATTGTTCTGAGAATGGTGAGAGGGAAGCCATACTATGATGGTGCTAGTGATGATTATGCAGAAGGTGAAGCAAGAAGGTACAAGAAAGTTATGAGAGAGTGTGTGAGTTTGTTTGGGGTGTTTGTGTTATCTGATGCTATTCCATTTCTGGGGTGGTTGGACATCAACGGATATGAAAAGGCCATGAAGAGAACTGCAAGTGAATTGGATCCTCTGGTTGAAGGGTGGTTAGAGGAACACAAAAGGAAAAGAGCTTTCAATATGGATGCAAAAGAAGAACAGGATAATTTCATGGATGTCATGCTGAATGTTCTGAAAGATGCAGAGATTTCTGGTTATGATTCAGATACCATCATCAAGGCTACTTGTCTG AATCTGATTTTAGCAGGAAGCGACACCACCATGATTTCACTAACATGGGTGCTATCTCTGCTACTTAACCATCAAATGGAACTAAAAAAAGTCCAAGATGAATTGGACACTTATATTGGGAAGGACAGGAAGGTGGAAGAATCTGACATAACCAAGTTGGTGTACCTCCAAGCCATTGTGAAGGAAACAATGCGGCTGTATCCACCAAGTCCTCTTATCACCCTTCGTGCAGCCATGGAAGACTGCACCTTCTCAGGTGGCTATCACATTCCTGCTGGTACACGTTTAATGGTGAATGCTTGGAAGATCCACCGGGATGGTCGTGTTTGGAGTGATCCTCATGATTTCAAGCCTGGAAGGTTCTTGACAAGCCACAAAGATGTTGATGTGAAGGGTCAGAACTATGAGCTCGTCCCTTTTGGTTCTGGAAGGAGAGCATGCCCTGGAGCCTCGCTGGCTCTGCGTGTGGTGCACTTGACCATGGCTAGACTGTTACATTCTTTCAATGTTGCTTCTCCTTCAAATCAAGTTGTGGACATGACAGAGAGCATTGGACTCACAAATTTAAAAGCAACCCCGCTTGAAATTCTCCTAACTCCACGTCTAGACACCAAACTTTATGAGAACTAG
- the LOC114377145 gene encoding methylesterase 3-like isoform X1, whose translation MEREKKRRLVLVHGACHGAWCWYKVAALLKSNGHQVTALDMAASGIHPKQVHDLNSISEYFEPLMYFLGSLPTEERVILVGHSFGGACISVAMEMFPTKIAAAVFVAAWMPSPDLSFSTLLQEFQYSRIMESDLHSKIMFDENTSNHRNGSRMFGPQFLASKLYQLSPPEDLTLAMSLLRPTRIYGDVELLRENTRLTKDNYGTVAKAYIVCEQDNVLRKDFQLSMIERNPPNEVKVIVGADHMPMFSKPQELFSYLQEIANTYY comes from the exons ATGGAGAGGGAGAAGAAGAGACGTTTGGTATTGGTTCATGGAGCCTGCCATGGGGCGTGGTGTTGGTACAAGGTGGCTGCTTTGTTGAAATCCAATGGACACCAAGTCACAGCTCTAGACATGGCTGCATCAGGCATCCATCCAAAGCAGGTACACGACCTCAATTCAATTTCAGAATATTTTGAGCCATTAATGTACTTTCTAGGGTCTTTGCCAACAGAGGAGCGTGTAATCCTTGTGGGTCACAGCTTTGGTGGGGCATGCATATCTGTAGCTATGGAAATGTTCCCTACCAAGATTGCTGCTGCGGTATTTGTTGCCGCTTGGATGCCTTCTCCTGACCTAAGCTTTTCCACTCTCCTCCAAGAG ttCCAGTATAGTCGTATAATGGAATCTGATTTGCACTCAAAGATCATGTTTGATGAGAACACCAGCAATCATCGAAATGGATCAAGGATGTTCGGGCCTCAATTCTTAGCATCCAAATTATACCAACTATCTCCACCCGAG GACCTGACTCTAGCAATGTCACTGCTGAGACCCACTCGCATTTATGGTGATGTAGAACTGTTGCGTGAGAATACAAGACTCACAAAAGACAACTATGGAACCGTGGCCAAAGCCTATATAGTGTGCGAGCAAGACAACGTGTTAAGGAAAGATTTTCAACTGTCAATGATTGAACGAAACCCTCCAAACGAAGTGAAAGTGATTGTTGGTGCTGATCACATGCCCATGTTCTCCAAACCACAAGAGCTTTTCTCTTACCTTCAAGAGATTGCGAACACCTATTACTAG
- the LOC114373534 gene encoding GDSL esterase/lipase At2g23540-like, producing MALKYHNFFSLLLLLVNLSFHGNIAAQNAKLAASFIFGDSLVDAGNNNYLSTFSKADVPPNGIDFKASGGNPTGRFTNGRTISDIVGEELGQPSYAVPYLAPNTTGKTILNGVNYASGGGGILNATGSLFVNRLGMDIQINYFNITRKQIDKLLGKSEARDYIMKKSLFSIIVGSNDFLNNYLLPFVSSGVRVSQNPDAFVDDMINHFRIQLYRLYQLEARKFVISNVGPLGCIPYQRIINELNDEDCVDLANELATQYNSRLKDLVAELNENLPGATFVLANVYDLVSELIVNYHKYGFTTASRGCCGIGSGGQVAGIIPCVPTSSLCSDRHKHVFWDQYHPSEAANIILAKQLINGDKRYISPMNLRQLIDL from the exons ATGGCAttgaaatatcataattttttttcccttttgcttTTGCTTGTGAATCTGAGCTTTCATGGAAATATTGCTGCTCAGAATGCTAAGTTAGCAGCTTCTTTCATCTTTGGGGACTCATTGGTTGATGCAGGAAACAACAACTATCTTTCAACTTTTTCCAAGGCAGACGTTCCCCCCAATGGAATTGATTTCAAGGCCTCTGGAGGAAATCCCACAGGACGTTTCACCAATGGAAGAACCATTAGTGATATTGTTG gAGAGGAATTAGGACAACCAAGTTATGCTGTCCCATATTTGGCACCAAACACAACTGGGAAAACCATACTCAATGGAGTGAATTATGCTTCAGGAGGAGGAGGGATTCTCAATGCAACAGGAAGCTTATTT gtGAATAGGCTCGGAATGGATATTCAAATAAATTACTTCAACATAACAAGAAAACAGATTGACAAGTTGCTAGGCAAATCGGAGGCGAGAGATTACATAATGAAGAAATCCTTGTTCTCCATCATTGTTGGGTCCAATGATTTCTTAAACAATTatcttcttccttttgtttCCTCTGGAGTGAGAGTTTCTCAAAATCCGGATGCTTTCGTCGATGACATGATCAATCATTTCAGGATCCAACTATAC AGACTTTACCAACTGGAAGCTCGGAAGTTTGTGATCAGCAACGTTGGCCCATTAGGCTGCATACCTTACCAGAGGATTATAAATGAGCTGAACGATGAAGATTGTGTGGATTTGGCTAACGAGCTTGCAACCCAATACAATTCCCGATTGAAAGATTTGGTTGCTGAGCTAAATGAAAACCTCCCTGGAGCCACCTTTGTCCTCGCAAATGTGTATGATTTAGTGTCGGAGCTGATCGtaaattatcataaatatg GATTCACAACAGCAAGCAGAGGTTGCTGTGGAATTGGAAGTGGAGGTCAGGTTGCAGGGATAATCCCATGTGTGCCAACATCTAGCTTGTGCTCAGATAGGCACAAGCACGTGTTCTGGGATCAATACCACCCAAGTGAGGCAGCCAACATAATACTTGCCAAGCAGCTTATTAATGGAGACAAGAGATACATATCTCCAATGAATCTTAGACAACTCATTGATCTTTGA
- the LOC114377148 gene encoding nuclear pore complex protein NUP58-like produces the protein MSFSLFATPQQQQPQQQSPFQPQQTSLFLPQQQQQFQQQQQQQQQQQQQQQQQFQQQQQQQQPQQQLFLFTNDRTPASYSTNWADLHPDSQKILLQIEERILEFRDESQRLDQCSRLYDSSVSNDGFELDAGHIVQELGGINTAMERQKTLLHELMSTVKDMLRNTEVAVRSFMMLRPRFLHPSGGTSSATAPSQTPGATIAPSSSSQPTTASIVPVFDFYSGLPRKPSPFLQQTVLRFEKYLGECHQWIEELEQLLLLESERNASSNGSSLLQSLPKVMTNVHDFFVHVAAKVESIHQYIESMKSAYLADQRHRGEVNDPFLEADRRETARQEAASKRVHPTLHLPANSQPSTQVAGLFSSSGTQAALPAPQTAASTSSLSSGSGLSLFSTPSSAPSSSMLSSLFATPTPAPGPQTSLFGSTTPVPGPVSTPSLFGNTTPLFSTTPATNSLFSSPFVSGTATGSGASFGPGTKNQRVKSRTARR, from the exons ATGTCATTTTCGTTGTTCGCCACTCCGCAGCAACAGCAACCGCAGCAGCAGTCTCCTTTTCAGCCACAGCAAACTAGTTTGTTCCTTccgcagcagcagcaacaatttcaacaacagcaacaacaacaacaacagcaacaacaacaacaacagcaacaatttcaacaacagcaacagcagcagcagcCGCAACAGCAGTTGTTTTTGTTTACTAACGATAGAACCCCCGCTAGTTATAGTACCAATTGGGCGGATCTTCATCCTGATTCCCAGAAGATTCTCCTTCAGATCGA GGAGCGGATATTGGAGTTTAGGGATGAAAGCCAGAGACTAGATCAGTGTAGTCGTCTTTATGATTCTTCAGTTTCCAACGATGGATTTGAGCTTGATGCAGGTCATATAGTTCAG GAACTTGGTGGAATTAACACTGCTATGGAACGACAGAAAACATTGCTACATGAACTGATGTCCACTGTTAAGGATATGTTACGCAACACAGAGGTTGCTGTTCGTTCCTTTATGATGCTACGCCCTAGGTTCCTTCATCCGAGTGGGGGTACATCAAGTGCCACTGCCCCATCACAGACTCCTGGTGCAACTATAGCACCTAGTTCGAGTAGCCAACCAACAACTGCTTCTATAGTGCCTGTTTTTGATTTCTACAGTGGTCTTCCAAGGAAACCGTCTCCGTTTTTACAGCAGACAGTTTTAAGATTTGAGAAGTATCTTGGTGAGTGCCATCAGTGGATTGAAGAGTTGGAGCAGCTGCTTCTCTTGGAGTCTGAGAGAAATGCATCCAGTAATGGTTCCTCATTATTGCAATCTCTTCCCAAGGTCATGACAAATGTGCATGACTTTTTTGTTCATGTGGCTGCGAAG GTGGAGAGCATTCATCAGTACATTGAATCAATGAAATCAGCATACCTAGCTGATCAGCGTCACCGGGGGGAGGTGAATGATCCATTTTTGGAGGCAGATCGGCGAGAAACTGCAAGACAAGAAGCTGCCTCAAAAAGAGTTCATCCAACATTGCATTTACCTGCAAATTCACAGCCCTCAACCCAAGTTGCTGGGTTGTTTTCCAGTTCTGGGACTCAAGCAGCATTGCCTGCCCCACAGACAGCTGCATCAACTTCATCTTTGTCATCAGGAAGTGGATTATCTCTTTTTAGCACACCATCTTCTGCTCCATCATCTTCTATGTTGTCATCTCTGTTTGCAACACCAACTCCTGCTCCAGGACCGCAAACCTCACTTTTTGGCTCTACAACACCTGTACCTGGTCCTGTATCAACTCCCTCTCTGTTTGGTAATACTACTCCATTGTTTAGTACGACTCCAGCTACAAATTCTCTCTTTTCAAGTCCATTTGTTTCAG GCACTGCAACAGGATCTGGGGCTAGCTTTGGACCTGGGAcg AAAAATCAACGGGTGAAATCCAGAACTGCTCGACGCTAA
- the LOC114377145 gene encoding methylesterase 3-like isoform X2: protein MEREKKRRLVLVHGACHGAWCWYKVAALLKSNGHQVTALDMAASGIHPKQVHDLNSISEYFEPLMYFLGSLPTEERVILVGHSFGGACISVAMEMFPTKIAAAVFVAAWMPSPDLSFSTLLQEYSRIMESDLHSKIMFDENTSNHRNGSRMFGPQFLASKLYQLSPPEDLTLAMSLLRPTRIYGDVELLRENTRLTKDNYGTVAKAYIVCEQDNVLRKDFQLSMIERNPPNEVKVIVGADHMPMFSKPQELFSYLQEIANTYY from the exons ATGGAGAGGGAGAAGAAGAGACGTTTGGTATTGGTTCATGGAGCCTGCCATGGGGCGTGGTGTTGGTACAAGGTGGCTGCTTTGTTGAAATCCAATGGACACCAAGTCACAGCTCTAGACATGGCTGCATCAGGCATCCATCCAAAGCAGGTACACGACCTCAATTCAATTTCAGAATATTTTGAGCCATTAATGTACTTTCTAGGGTCTTTGCCAACAGAGGAGCGTGTAATCCTTGTGGGTCACAGCTTTGGTGGGGCATGCATATCTGTAGCTATGGAAATGTTCCCTACCAAGATTGCTGCTGCGGTATTTGTTGCCGCTTGGATGCCTTCTCCTGACCTAAGCTTTTCCACTCTCCTCCAAGAG TATAGTCGTATAATGGAATCTGATTTGCACTCAAAGATCATGTTTGATGAGAACACCAGCAATCATCGAAATGGATCAAGGATGTTCGGGCCTCAATTCTTAGCATCCAAATTATACCAACTATCTCCACCCGAG GACCTGACTCTAGCAATGTCACTGCTGAGACCCACTCGCATTTATGGTGATGTAGAACTGTTGCGTGAGAATACAAGACTCACAAAAGACAACTATGGAACCGTGGCCAAAGCCTATATAGTGTGCGAGCAAGACAACGTGTTAAGGAAAGATTTTCAACTGTCAATGATTGAACGAAACCCTCCAAACGAAGTGAAAGTGATTGTTGGTGCTGATCACATGCCCATGTTCTCCAAACCACAAGAGCTTTTCTCTTACCTTCAAGAGATTGCGAACACCTATTACTAG
- the LOC114376370 gene encoding cytochrome P450 CYP82D47-like, with protein MDAFQFKTIISGILALLACALFYQFKKTLCGNTKKICRAPQAAGAWPIIGHLHLFNAHQLTHKTLGKMAEKHGPIFTIKLGSYKVLVLSSWEMAKECFTAHDKAFSTRPCVAASKLMGYNYAMFGFTPYGSYWRQVRKLTTIELLSNNRLEPLKDTRTVELDAAIRELYKVWTREGCPKGGVLVDMKQWFGDLTHNIALRMVGGKSYSGVGDDDHAEGEARRYRRVMRDWVCLFGVFVLSDSFPFLGWLDINGYEKDMKRTASELDALVEGWLEEHKRKRKRKRGLSVNGKEEQDDFMDVMLNVLQGTEISGYDSDTIIKATCLNLILAGTDPTMVTLTWALSLLLNHQMELKRARHELDTLIGKDRKVEESDIKKLVYLQAVVKETLRLYPPSPIITLRAAMEDCTFSCGYHIPAGTQLMVNAWKIHRDGRVWSEPNDFKPERFLTIHKDVDVKGQNYELVPFSSGRRACPGASLALRVVHLTLARLLHSFDVASPSNQVVDMTESFGLTNLKATPLEVLLTPRLDTKFYEDYIILS; from the exons ATGGATGCTTTTCAGTTCAAAACTATTATTTCAGGCATTCTTGCCCTGCTAGCATGCGCCTTGTTTTATCAATTTAAGAAAACACTTTGTGGCAATACAAAGAAGATCTGTAGGGCACCTCAAGCAGCAGGTGCATGGCCTATCATTGGCCATTTGCACCTCTTCAATGCTCATCAACTCACACACAAAACACTTGGCAAAATGGCTGAGAAACATGGTCCAATTTTCACAATAAAGCTTGGTTCATACAAAGTTCTAGTATTGAGTAGCTGGGAGATGGCCAAGGAGTGTTTCACTGCCCATGACAAAGCATTCTCCACCAGACCCTGTGTTGCAGCCTCAAAGCTAATGGGCTACAACTATGCCATGTTTGGTTTCACTCCTTATGGCTCGTACTGGCGCCAGGTGCGAAAATTAACCACCATAGAGCTTCTTTCTAACAACCGTCTTGAGCCACTCAAGGACACAAGAACGGTTGAGTTAGATGCTGCAATAAGGGAGCTTTATAAGGTTTGGACAAGAGAAGGTTGTCCAAAGGGAGGGGTTTTGGTGGATATGAAGCAGTGGTTTGGTGATTTGACTCATAATATTGCTCTGAGAATGGTGGGAGGGAAGTCATATAGTGGGGTTGGTGATGATGATCATGCAGAAGGTGAGGCAAGAAGGTATAGGAGAGTTATGAGAGACTGGGTGTGTTTGTTTGGGGTGTTTGTGTTGTCTGATTCATTTCCATTTCTGGGGTGGTTGGATATCAATGGATATGAAAAGGATATGAAGAGAACCGCCAGTGAATTGGATGCTCTGGTTGAAGGGTGGCTTGAGGAAcacaaaaggaaaaggaaaaggaaaagaggtttGAGTGTGAATGGAAAGGAAGAACAGGATGATTTCATGGATGTCATGCTGAATGTTCTGCAGGGTACAGAGATTTCTGGTTATGATTCAGATACCATCATCAAGGCTACTTGCCTG AATTTGATTTTAGCAGGAACTGACCCCACCATGGTCACGCTAACATGGGCACTATCTCTGCTACTTAACCATCAAATGGAACTTAAAAGAGCCCGACATGAACTGGACACTCTTATTGGGAAGGACAGGAAGGTGGAAGAATCTGACATAAAGAAGTTAGTGTACCTCCAAGCTGTTGTGAAGGAAACTCTGCGCCTGTATCCACCAAGTCCCATTATCACCCTTCGTGCCGCCATGGAAGACTGCACCTTTTCATGTGGCTATCACATTCCTGCTGGCACACAATTAATGGTGAATGCTTGGAAGATCCACAGGGATGGTCGTGTTTGGAGTGAACCTAATGATTTCAAGCCTGAGAGGTTCTTGACAATCCACAAAGATGTTGATGTAAAGGGTCAGAACTATGAGCTCGTCCCTTTTAGTTCTGGAAGGCGAGCATGCCCTGGGGCCTCGCTCGCTCTGCGTGTGGTGCACTTGACCTTGGCTAGACTCTTACATTCTTTCGATGTTGCTTCTCCTTCAAATCAAGTTGTTGACATGACAGAGAGCTTTGGACTCACAAATTTAAAAGCAACCCCGCTTGAAGTTCTCCTAACTCCACGTCTAGACACCAAATTTTATGAGGACTATATTATATTAAGCTAG